Within Aedes albopictus strain Foshan unplaced genomic scaffold, AalbF5 HiC_scaffold_234, whole genome shotgun sequence, the genomic segment AATAAATATATATGGATTGTATATATAGCTACATGTTTTTGTTAGAAGCATACTCTATGAGCCAATACATTGTTATGTTTCCCGCCATAACATTTCTGCAGTTCACATATTATGAACATTCGCCATggtagggtactgcaagcacctgatctaacctcactttgttcaGCGagctgtttacaaggtgttaatATCTGGAGCGACGAGAAAATAAATTCATGTTATCCGTTCCGGAATCATTGTGATATTCAAATATCGTTTATAGTCAACTTTACTAGCACAACATCAGTCGTCAAAATCACATTTCACTGAGATTCTACCGAAAAACAGTTTCGCCGGATCTCCACCACAGACTAAGTCTATGTAAACAGCTCGCCAAACTATCAGTTCACAGCGTTGTGATGTCATCTTGCAGTAATCATGTAaaaatggaatttactaaaatttaaatatcttgtgcattgttcaatcaatttcaaatatttttagataaattaaaagctaaatacaataccatgcgatcatctgaatgtaggttttgcgtcagattgataaaattcaaaatattggcgaatttttgggacgatctccttaaattttagcaatttccaaaaatatatgaagaaatgtatttatttcaataagaaaaaacaaacaatttacaaattcttccttaacgtttatttgacacatcatatgtaggcgagtaacagtaaaaaaatcagctcaatcggagcattgattacgaagaatgagatgtgtgaagtgagcgactttgcttaaaaatagaacaaaaatcgatttcaaatcatcaaccttgtatggaaagtcgaaaaaattaccgctctactgtatttttttccttcacgttttcgaactcagggcatgattctacaccaaaaatgatcatcagcttaccgagttcagaaatgctgtaaactagtgtaataattattctagagatttttggCTAAGGAATAGTATTAAAATCATCTTAAAAAACATGCATTATTTGAATAGTGTGCAAATAACAAAATAAGCATTACCCCACTTTTGTTTGCTATTTACGATATAATACAGGTTCTCGACTAGTCATGAACAAAATACCACATGCCAGgacctgctgcttcatgagttattCATAAATTTATAGAACATACTTTTTCAACTATTTTGATGAAAACttatgaaaaaatagttaaaaaatgttcaaaatttttatCAGCCAGAACCATTAGTATGTATATTTGAACATTCGATGCAAATCATGATTAATAAAACATCAACACATAGAGAAATGGTCAACATTATTTTTTTGGAGTACTTTTGATTAAATATCAGATAGCGCCATCTACGTAAGTTGTGGAGTATTAGTATCTTCGGAAGATATGTCAAAAACATAAcaacaaacaactttgtcgaagaaattttTTTGATACGAGGCTTCTGTAGAAAGatagaactgatctagatcagttctaacttatctagatcaaatatCGAGTTACCAAAATTTGGTCCACATTACCCCAAGCCTTTTTGTAGAAGacgccaaacctctaggatgcatatccagaacactagaggttttgtctgtcgatAATggcatcctgccccagtgtgcggcgTGCTCCCCCGCCTCCTCGATCGAATTCGAGGAAATCAACGAGTTCTACTGCTCGAGCCAGGGTTCAGTTAGAACTTCAACGCCTCGAGGAAGAAAACCGCTTGCAGGAGAAAGCGGCTGAAGATAGACTAGGGGAAttaacgtattttggacacagcgttacgccaatatattttggacacttccatttgtttttgccgtaagtgtccaaaaaatattggcgcgttgctgtgtccaaaatatgttggttcccctacGGCGTGaaaaggaatatttgaaaaagaAGTATGACCTTATGCACGCAGAGCTTCTCGAAGATGATCAGGCAAGCAGCCGTCGTTCAATGTCGAGCATTGAAAAGGTCCATCAGTGGCTTCAGGACAAACCTGTCACAACGGAGTCCGGCATCGGGTGTGATGAAATCCCCGCTGGTGTATCGTCACGGACAGGAACAGTCGTCAAGCCTCGCCCATCAGTGCCAACGACAGTTGCTGCAGCTTCTACACCAAAGTCAGGGCAGCCCGCTGAGCTCACGTTCGGACACAATCCAAGCCAGCCACCTAGCCAAGATGCGACGAGGTGGCAATCTTCGTGTTCCATTGGGGAACCTCACGTAGGTAATGCACCACCGCAGGTTCAAGCGCAGGATCCGTTGGACTGGAGCCTAACTTGGGACCTACCCGAGGTACCTCAACCGCTTCCCAAAGCACAGTAGGCGGTGGACCTTCAGGAAATTCAACGGAAGTTCAGCGGAGTGCAGCTAATTCCACCCAAGACAAACTGTGCCCCCGGTGGAACGTTATCAGCAAGTGGATCAATGCGAAACGACAACCAACGAAACTCCACGTCCGGCGTTTGCCCGGAACAGCAGGAGATTGGCGCCATGATGTCAAGCTCAGCAGGTACTCGAGGTCACTCCCAGGTAGCATTGGAGCCCACCGGTAACCAGCCGGTGCAGATGTCCGGCCTCGAATCATCACCCAGTGGACAGCAGACAGCAGCAGCGAGTATGTCGGTGAGTCAAACGTGCTCTAATTATATTGCCAACCATATAAGACCATTGCAAAGTCATGTGACATTCAACATACCAAAGCGTACGTCATTCATTGAACACACTAATTTCCCTGTGACCGAACCATGCAAACCCCCCCATTTTCGTCAAGGTATATTCGCCTTCAATCCGCTGCATAAGATCACTCCCCATGTCTGCCCCGCAACAGCCCCCTCCGTGCCTTTTGCTGATTATCCGCTCGTTTCGTCGTCCAGTATGCCTTCGGTGCCCCAAGTATATACGGTCCAAAGTACTCCAGTGCCGATAGCGTCCACAATTGCTGTAAACAGTAGTCTACCATCAACGGTCCCGCCTTTCGACTACACCCTGACACCTGCACCAGCGTCTCAGCCGTGGATTAGTTCTCCGACGGCTCAACAACTCGCCGCCAGACACATCGTTCCCAAAGAACTTCCGATCTTTTCGGGCGATCCTGTCGAGTGGCCGTTGTTCATGAGCTGCTTCCAGAACACAACCCAACTTTGTGGATTTTCACACGGCGAGAACTTGATGCGTCTGCAACGATGTCTGAAAGGAAACGCGCTTGAATCAGTGAGAAGCCTGCTTCTGGAACCATCAGCGGTCCCCATGATCTTCACGACTCTACAAACGCTTTATGGACGTCCCGATTTGGTAATCAATTCCCTACTGCAAAAAGTGCGTGCAACCCCAGCCCCAAAACCGGAAAAGCTGGAATCCTTGATATCATTCGGTCTCGCCTGTCAGAATCTGTGCGGGCATCTACGTGCAGCCGGTCAGCAGGCCCACTTTTCCAATCCAGCCCTATTGCAGGAGCTGGTGGGAAAATTACCGGCGAACATCAAGTTGGACTGGGCTCTCTTCAAACAAAAGTGCCCGGTGGTCGACCTTGGGACCTTCGGTGACTACATGGCTCAATTAGTTATTGCTGCGAGCGATGTTGCTCCTTTCCAACCATCTGATGTACCTCACGGTAATTCAGAGAATAGGAAGGGAAAAGAAAAGCTGTTCGTGAACGCTCATTCCTCTGACAACCCGCAGGATTTCGTAGATGAACGTCAACGATCCAGCAGTCGCGAAACAAAGCAGTACCCAGGAAAACCATGCCCAATTTGTGGAAAACCAGGACACAAGGTTCGCGAATGCGAAGACTTCAAGAATTGTAGTTTGGGCGACCGTTGGAAGCGTGTAGAAGAGCATCGTTTGTGTCGACGGTGCTTGATAGCACACGGAAAATTTCCCTGTAAAGCTTCGTCATGTGGATTGGAGGGATGTGCAGAACGGCATCACAAGTTGTTGCATCCAGGCCGGCCGCAACTAACAGCACCAGCTAGGAATCCGTCAGCAACCGAGACAGCCAACGTCCACAACGATAGTAAAGTAATCACGCTCTTTCGTTTCGTACCCGTGACGTTGTTCAACAATGAAAAGTTTGTCCACACGTTTGCCTTCTTGGACGAAGGCTCTTCGTCTACTTTGATCGATGCACGAATTGCTCGTGAGCTGGGAGCTTCAGGTGAAGCATATCCACTCTGCCTACAGTGGACCGGTGAAGTGGAACGCACAGAGGAAAACTCACAGCTGATTCGTCTTGAAATAGCAGGACGTGGCGCGCAAAAACGACATGTGCTGAAGGCGGCTCATACCGTGGAAAAACTATGTCTTCCCAGTCAAAACCTGCCATTCGGTCAACTATCCGAACAGTTCCCGTACCTCCGTGGTCTACCTGTTGAAGGATATAGTAACGCAGTTCCAACCATCCTAATTGGCTTGGACAATACGCATCTAAAAATTCCTCTCAAAACTCGGGAAGGTAGAATCGGACAACCGGCAGCAGCGAAAACCAGATTGGGATGGACGGTTTATGGTCCGATTTCTGGCCAGGGTTCCCCTTCGGAACAGTGTCTTTTTCATCTATACCACGAAGCTCGGAATTCTGACGATGATCTGCACGATCTGGTGAAGGATTTTTTCTCGACGGAGAACGTTGGCGTTGCAGTTGTTCCTGTACTGGAAGGCTCCGATGAAGTACATTCGAGGAAGATGCTGGAAGATACGACTACCCGTTTGTCTTCCGGACGGTTTCAAACGGGTCTCCTCTGGAAATACGACCACATCGACTTCCCAGACAGCAAACCCATGGCGGAGAACCGGATGAAATCTTTGGAGCGTCGTCTCTTGCGGAAACCGGAGCTGTTCGACAACCTGAAGCAGCAGATAATCGAGTATGAGGAGAAGGGATATGCGCACAAATTGTCCCAAGAAGAGATATTGAACGTGGATCCTAAAAGAGTATGGTACCTCCCCTTAGGGGTGGTAGTAAATCCCAAAAAGCCTGGTAAAATACGCATCGTTTGGGATGCGGCGGCGACAGTTCGAGGACAGTCACTCAACTCCGCCCTGCTTGCCGGACCTGATTTGTTAACTTCACTTCCGTCTGTTCTCTCCCGATATCGTCAACGGCAAGTCGCTATTAGTGGAGATATAAGGGAGATGTTCCACCAGTTCGAGATCAGACCGGAGGACCGACAGGCGCAACGATTCTTGTTTCGAAGCGATCTGTCGAAGGCACCAGATACATACGTAATGGATGTTGCAACGTTCGGCGTGACTTGTTCACCCTCTGCAGCACAGTTCATAAAGAACAGAAACGCAAAGGACTTCGAGTCTGAGTACCCCGAGGCAGCTGCTGCTATTGTTTATAACCACTATGTGGACGACTATTTGGATAGTCTGGACACTATCGATGAAGCCGTAAATCTAGCACTTCAGGTGAAAACGGTGCACGCCAAGGCTGGTTTCCACATACGGAACTGGATGTCCAATTCTAAGGAAGTTTTGTCACGGGTCGGGGACTCAGCAGAAGATCAAGTAAAAAGCTTCAGGACACACACTTCCTCGACGTCCGAACGCATTCTTGGAATGAGTTGGTCTCCCGAGTCAGATGAATTTACGTTCAGCGGACTCTTCCGGGAGGAGTTAATGCCGTTACTCGGAGGGAACgttatattgttcgtgcagttgaaaatcggaatttttgacacgcgaaaatagatttttctccaaaaccgtgtgtcggacgtacgtcgggcacagt encodes:
- the LOC134284513 gene encoding uncharacterized protein LOC134284513; this encodes MRNDNQRNSTSGVCPEQQEIGAMMSSSAGTRGHSQVALEPTGNQPVQMSGLESSPSGQQTAAATPSVPFADYPLVSSSSMPSVPQVYTVQSTPVPIASTIAVNSSLPSTVPPFDYTLTPAPASQPWISSPTAQQLAARHIVPKELPIFSGDPVEWPLFMSCFQNTTQLCGFSHGENLMRLQRCLKGNALESVRSLLLEPSAVPMIFTTLQTLYGRPDLVINSLLQKVRATPAPKPEKLESLISFGLACQNLCGHLRAAGQQAHFSNPALLQELVGKLPANIKLDWALFKQKCPVVDLGTFGDYMAQLVIAASDVAPFQPSDVPHGNSENRKGKEKLFVNAHSSDNPQDFVDERQRSSSRETKQYPGKPCPICGKPGHKVRECEDFKNCSLGDRWKRVEEHRLCRRCLIAHGKFPCKASSCGLEGCAERHHKLLHPGRPQLTAPARNPSATETANVHNDSKVITLFRFVPVTLFNNEKFVHTFAFLDEGSSSTLIDARIARELGASGEAYPLCLQWTGEVERTEENSQLIRLEIAGRGAQKRHVLKAAHTVEKLCLPSQNLPFGQLSEQFPYLRGLPVEGYSNAVPTILIGLDNTHLKIPLKTREGRIGQPAAAKTRLGWTVYGPISGQGSPSEQCLFHLYHEARNSDDDLHDLVKDFFSTENVGVAVVPVLEGSDEVHSRKMLEDTTTRLSSGRFQTGLLWKYDHIDFPDSKPMAENRMKSLERRLLRKPELFDNLKQQIIEYEEKGYAHKLSQEEILNVDPKRVWYLPLGVVVNPKKPGKIRIVWDAAATVRGQSLNSALLAGPDLLTSLPSVLSRYRQRQVAISGDIREMFHQFEIRPEDRQAQRFLFRSDLSKAPDTYVMDVATFGVTCSPSAAQFIKNRNAKDFESEYPEAAAAIVYNHYVDDYLDSLDTIDEAVNLALQVKTVHAKAGFHIRNWMSNSKEVLSRVGDSAEDQVKSFRTHTSSTSERILGMSWSPESDEFTFSGLFREELMPLLGGNVILWLPTLVMSIFDPLGLVSLVVVHGKILIQNVWRANIEWDSKINNELFSEWRRWIQLLYQLNAVRIPRCYFPGYLPDSFNTLQLHLFVDASEEAYVAAAYFRIVDQSQVRCILVSSKTKVAPLKPLSIPRLELQAALLGSRLAKSVAENHTLPIKQRFFWSDSTTVLSWLQSDQRKYRQFVACRVSEILDSTKVTEWQYVPSRENVADDATKWKDGLRIDNSHRWFSGPHFLYDSSNMWPQQKKLSSPTAEELRPMHIHKEIIHDPLIQFCRFSKWERCLRAVAYVHRFVDQLKRKTNGDPDDAEAKEVQLFLTREELQRAEHTILRLAQLEAFADEVATMQTNQSLPSNQRQRLEKTSKLYKLSPFLDEQ